In Drosophila miranda strain MSH22 chromosome XR, D.miranda_PacBio2.1, whole genome shotgun sequence, the genomic window ATACATTAAAATTGGCGAGTTTTGAGCccgccagagccagagcaatgCCAGGGGCACCCTGTCTCTGCAAGCCCTGCGCTCGGATCCACTTTCAGGCGCCTCGGCCACTCCCTGGTTTGGCATGTGTCAAATGCAGTGCAGTCGCTGCAACGACTCCATCACTTACCAAGTGGTCAAGCCCTCTCCGGCGACTACCCAAGAGAGCACCCCTCGTCGGCTGTAACGTGAATTTGTACGTGAGTGAAAGCAGTTCTCGGGCGGATATATTAGCGTGCCGCAATCTAAATTTCAAAACATCGTGCAGCAGTAGCCGTGAGCTAAAGAGGAAGCACACGCAGAACAGATAAACGCTTTATTTTGATAGTCCGGCGCTATCGGATCTCAACCTAAGCTGCTGGGGGATCGAGCCTAATTTCCACACGAGCCCTATTCTTCTGAGGAATAACCTGGAGCTCATCTTGAGCAGAAGCTCTCCCGCCGGCTTGCTTTTCGGCTTATGTCGTGATTAGGTCGTGTTCGTTTGTAATTTGTTTGTATTATTTGCACTGTTTTATAAGCTTTTACCATAGCAATCTTtccattgattgattgatgatTGAATTTTACATTAGAGGCAAGACAGGTGTGGGTCAATAATTTATATTTTGTAACTTCTTTTTCGTTTAGAAGAAGTGAAGATATTTTGTTAGTTTCCTGCCTAAACAAAATACATAGGGTTCGTCTTCATGAACTCTGGCACTATCAAACGCTTTGCGTACTCCTCCTGGGGAGAACGAAACTTGGTGCAGCTGGAAGAAAAGCAGTCAAGATGACATTATCAGAACGAAAATAtgaaacaataataataataatatcgCACCCAGTAAGGTAGACACGTCCACGTGCCGCAGCCAAATGTGCCAAATATGCCGGAGCCGGATAAGACACTGCGCGGTTGCAACGAGGAAACATGTGACAAAGATTGTATGTCAATTTCTGCAGTACATCAATATCCAAGTTCCCCGTATTCTCGATTACGTTGTAACGCGTCGGCTTGGCCGTCCCCTGAATCGACTGATGGCTGACCATGAAGAACTGCATCTCATTGGGATGGACAATGGTGCGATCGACGACGGTTCCCGGAACAACGTTGTTGAACTTGTTGTATTGCGATGGAACTCCGTTCGGAAAGAAGCGCGTATGATGCCGCTTAACTACAATGACGCAGCAAATCTTGGGCTTAATGTGCAGCTGAAAGGAGGCGAAGGTCGATTAGTGATATACTATACTGCAGGCGGCAGAAATTCCCCTCAACTCTTTATTCTTGATGTTGGGAAACTGGCCATCGCTTACGCCATCACGATAATAGATTATGTGCTCGGGGTAGGATTGTTGGAACTTATGATGGACACGCAAGTGCTATGTGCCATGTCCTCGATCTCCTCCAGGGCAGAGCGTTGCAAGCGATATTGCATGTTATATGAAGCCCCGAATGGATCGTGGGAGGCGGCAACACCCACCACACTGGGGATCTCTCGCTGATCGGGCGACGGATGAGTCACATCGGCACCCAAAAACATGGTGTTCTTTAGCAGACAGTGCAGGTCATCCCTTAGCTTGTGATTGGTGCCGTTAAGTTTGGAGTTGACCTTAAGTAGAATGCTACCAATAACCTGCGCGTTACATTTGCGCTCGACTGTGATCTGCTTGATGCATTGTGTAAGAATGCCGTGCTGCAGCTCAGCCTTTTGCTTCACGACATCATAAAGGTGCCCGAAATTTGGTATAATAACGAACACCACATCAAATTGATTCTTTTTGAAATAGCGGAAATGAGCATCTAGTTCACGTTCATCCTTGTAGTACAGTTTCTCGGCCTTGGCATCCAGGCACAGATTGACTTTGCGACTCTTCTGAAGAACCTGCCACGAAAATTAGGCAGGATcctgcaatgcaatgcaaaGAACTTACCATCTTCTGAAGCTCGTCCACATACAGGTAGTTAATCTTGCCGTAGAGTATGGCCCATTTATGTGACTTTGGCTTGGGTTCAAGGAATTGCATGCCATCCATGCGCCACGAACCGTTCCTCACCGAGGCCAAATTGTTTTTGTACTCAATCTGAGGCGCATTGAGCGTGCGTGTATTCACGACGATGAAGTCACTGCCCAGACGTATGCCAAAGTGGCTGATGGTCGGGTCTAAATTGTGCCTGAAATATTCCATCAAGCGGATGATCTTGGCCTTCCTCTCGTTGGTGGAAGTGGCAGCATACTTAATCATGGCCTGATTAGCTCCATCCTTGCGCTGCGATACGATGAAAAGAAATCAAATCAGGAAATGATTTGCAGTGAAAGAAACTAGTTGAACTCACATTCAGTGTCTGCCCATCCTCAATGCGACATAATTCGATAGGCAAGTAAATGTGCTTCAACATGCAAGCAGAGAAGGTTCGGTAACTTTAAATTATACTGCCGAGACTTGTAGTACTCTGCAACGGTCATTTCTTTTCCATCCAGCTCAAATGTCTGAGTGCTAGCCGGAACCTTACAAAGCCCGTTGACTCTGAAGACGCGCGGGGCGCTGCTAAGACAGGCAGGCGGCTCGTAAATTATATTTATGCCCGTTAGGAATGATTCAATATCAGAACGCTTATAGTCAAGATTTGTGCTTTTGTCAATTTTCTGTTGCTGATACTGCTCTAAATAGTCAATGATCGTCATGGCCTTCGGAAAGGACTTGTGCGATATGTCCACATTGACAAACGGGCGATCGCCAAGCACGAATGTTTGATAGAGCCCAACCAGAGCTTCGTAGCCGTCGTTAAGATCAAAGGCACTTCTGGGCTCAGACCTTTTGAAGAAGGAGCGACCGGCGCGTATGGCGGTGTTATGACAGGGTGCTGCCAACACAACCTCCAGACACTGCAAGGCTCGCATGGGCTTGTCATATATCTTATCCTTCATATAGCTGTAAAAATGGAAAATTGCATTATGCCGATTCTCTGCCGACACATTTCGTTCAGTATAACGGTCCACTCACCTTCTCAGCGAGTTCAGATCGACCTCCAAGTCCTCCGTCTCCTTGAGTTCCAGAGTGTAATTCAGGATACGGCCATGGCGATCTGTTACCTGGACGGCAGGAAAGCAAGTTTCACTTCAAAGGTGCATCAAGCTCGGCGACAACACAACACTTACTTTTACTTCTTGGCTCTGGGAGCTGCATTTTAGCTTCACAACTGAGTAGCACGATGCACGTCCATCAAATGCGGCAATCGCACCGCCCAAGTGTTCAACTCTGTACTGCTCAAAAGCCTGACGATAGAACTTCTTAGGACGCTCTGGCGTGATCTTCACATCGTAGTGATAGGCCACCGCAGGCATTTTGTCCAAGTTAACGTCGAGATAATTGACAGATACTTGACCAGGTTTTCCCAAAGTTCCACGCGGCTGAGGCAGACCTCGTCCCTGGGCTCCTGGCCATTGGGGGAGTTCGCCTTGCGGCTGGCGAGAACTATAGAGCTGAGAGCCTCCTTGGCGTTGTTGATTACCGCCCTGTCCTCGCTGTTGTCCTGCGTGCTGTTGTCGGTTCTGTTTTTCCATAGCATTCTCACTGTTGCTtttaattttgtatttcaCTTACTATTTTCTTTTAccatttttctttttcttttcgattttaTATCCTTTCCCGACGACTGAACTGTTTCGAATGACTGAAATATTTATTTCCTGTTGGCTAAACTTTTTGCTCTAAATTTGTTTGACGTATAATACTGTGCTGTGTGATCGATTCCAATAATCTTGTAGTCGAGTCTGTTTGTTTATGATTCAGTTTTATCAGGTGTGCAGTTAGTTATCGCTCAATTAAAAACTTCGACTTTCATTTCCTAGTAACGCTCTCAGAAAAACCAGAAAATTAGTTAGCGCtaatgcacatatgtatgtacctccAGCATTTAAACCAAATGGGCAGTGTAGTATGGTGTCGGAAGACAGAGCTGGACGTTCACAGCCTAAAGTCGTCGCTCTTCTCCTTGCACCGATCCGCTAAAATGAACGCTAAAATAAAACGTTTTAGACATGCTATGGAGTCGCTCCATGCAGCCCTGATCATTGATCCACGATCACCGATCCCAATCGCCAGAGCCAAATCCGGCTGCATATTGCGTTGAACGCGTGGGAGTCTCAGTTCAGATTGGTTTCGATTCGCCAGCCAGTTCCTATCTATATGAATTTTTTTTGGGTCAGCTTATCTGTGAATATAGCCTGGGGGCTCTCATCTTCTATCTGAGCTGTACCACCTCGCACCACGCTCCTTTATCCCTCGCATTTAAGTACTTTAAGTCCTTGGATATGTACACCGCCGCGGATACGTtatatttgtaaaatgtaaTTCCTCCCAACTGCATCCTCGCAGTCTCCCCAGTTAATCAGCGAAACAGCTCCTGCTCTTATCCTGCGCCTATGCACTGCCCTACCCTACCCTACCATCATTGTAGAAACCCCCACTAGTCGTAGTTTACGGTTTAAGCGAATTTTTTTATAGTTTCTAAgtggaaaataaaatacaaaatccACAACAGATTATATCATTCTTTCCTTATTCCGTCACTGCGCGAGGGCCCGCTTAGAGTCCGTGAAGAAGAGATATCAATTGGATTGGATAATATACTAAGTATATCACTGAGGaatttttttgcatttaacaaaacgaaatgaaagAATTGTTTATATCGGACTATCGGTCTATCTATTATAAATAATatctactcgtactcgtattcaAAGTCAAAATTCTCGTACCATCTGCAGGGGTATAACAAGACAAGAATTCTTTAACTACGAATATGTTCAATTCTCCAGAATTTGCGCGAGTATATGAGTATACCTTTATTTATACAGGTTTAGATATTATTGGAGGGATGGATGGGCGCGATTATTATTTTTCGTACATCCAATACCAGTGACCTGGGACTTCCTTTCTGATGACCTGTGGGGAAATCTCCTGCGCCTGTGCCTGTGACTAGTCCAGGGGATCTCCGAAACCCCTTACAGAAGAGGCTAAAGGAGGAGGGAGAggccacacgcacacaaatgTTAGTCAGccaaatcgaatcgaatcggatCGTGGACAGCTTATAGTTACCTATTTCTTCGGTGGATTGCAGCTCCAGGCCAAGCAATACAACCTCATTGGTCTCTGTACAAATTGCGACTTGTGGTATTGTATTGCTGGTTCCATTTTTCCTCCCAGCTAAGAAGATTCCCGACAGCGATAGCAGGCTCTTTTGGATTGTCCATGGGATGCTTGCGCTTGCGTCCGTTGGGTTGCCCAATGGGTGGCCATGGCTCTGGCAATATCGACCTGCTGAGCTCCTCGTCGATTTTTTCCTTACGCTCCATCACTTGTTTTTTCCATGCTTCCTCCCACACAAGAAGATCGTGGACAGCCTTTTCGTCAACCGGATTGCACCCTGGTCTGGGCTGCCAAGCGCTGGGGGTTAGGCAAGGTGGGGAACTATAGACTTATAACTCTGTGAATGAAACCCGAGTCTGCTTTAAGTTTTTCGCTGCAGTGGATAGGATATATACATCATGTGCAGCTTATGCGATAGCCTACCGAGTATTTCTGCAGAAGATGCATCTTCTTACCTTGAAATTTCATCGTTGACGTCATTCTGCGTTTCATTCTCGAATAATGCACTGAAATATAGAATTTTTGCATAGTGTTTTGcatgaaaatgaaatgaaaatgttcTTTTAAATACCTCATAATTTCTTGCTCCATGATCTTCCTTTTTTGTTGTATACTCGCTCTGTCCTAATTCCCTGGTGTTTGTATTGTTCAGATGGCTCCTTTTAATTGAATCCTTTTTTTACCAATGAAGTGGAGTGGAAATATTGGTTTTTTACTTGTCACAAAAAATGCAACTCTGGCTTGGACTGAGCACTGGCCCAACACTGCTCAGCGTTAAGCCCAATCAAGTCACGAAACGTCTTTtaacacatatgtatatgttccGTGCACCGATGAACTTTTCCTGTACTGTACTGTTTTCTCcacttttttgtttgttgctgtttgttgATTAATTAATAATACAAAGGGGTTGCGTTATGGTTTGATCCATTCTCTATATTTTCCTAATTTTCTCACGCGGACCGCACTGAACCTATTTTATGCACTTTTATGCACTGGATCTGGCTTCGGGACCGTCTCAATTGCAGCAATATATTGCTACTTCACTTCACAGAAGGTCCAAAGGTCCTAGCCTAACGGGAATGAGTTAAAAGTATTATGGCTCTTAACGAATAGCGTGGCATATAAGACgcattaaatttaacagctaacAGCTAAGGACATCATTTCATGTCGCTTCTTGGTTCATATCCTGTGTGAACAAAATTTTCATAAAATCATAAAAGCTCCGCTTAGAGTACGACGCTACAACCGACCAACTCAATAAGGAGTTACCATCATAACCGATCATAGACATAATTTAATGCAGATAACATGGAGGAAATGAAAGAGGTAAGAGAGATGATATTTATCAAcaaaaagaacattttaatttggtaaaaaaaatatttatatttacatTTTAGGTTCTTGAAACGCTGAACTCAGAAGATTCTGAATCTATTGAGGTGGTAAAAGAGCTGGTAGACGCGAAGGTGCTAACATTAGCAAAGTCAATGGATTCATTTAAGGAAGCTGAAAATATTGTTCATAACATAACTGGTGGTTTTGGAATAGATTTCAAAACGTCAGAGCCtcttaaataataatttagAGAAAATGTTGTATATTTCCCCTAGTTTACTAGTTGACAATTGTTAATCAAATTTCAATATATATATCACCTTTAAATCGTTTTTATATTATTGTGATTTGATTAACATATTATATTTGTGCATATTCTTTGCAGAATATGCAtatgttattattattatgcaTACTTTGGCATATATTATGCATATGCATATACAAATATGTAAGAAAGCCAAGCCTCGAAAACCATCGATTACGATTCGCTTTTGACGCATACATTGTACAATGTGCAGTATTAAATAAATAGTTTAAAATGGAAAAAATAATctcaaatatattttattttattgagATGTAATTGGGATGTAGATAACAGTGGCGCCATTCGGTTTTATTCATTTTCTGACAGTCTGGCAGCGCCTATTACAGCTGCTGAAGCGAACGCACCGTTATACTGTACAATGTAGGCAATgtgaaaataattaaataaatcgAAAATCTCTCATTATGAGTCAAATGCTGTTAATTTTCAGTAGCTAATCGACAAATTGAGCTTGTACTTACCACGCCGAAGCGCAATCACTTGCTTAAGGATGTTCCCCCATCCGCACCAGGTGTCAGATTCTCGGCCGCAGTGCATAGGGTACAGTTTTTAAGTCAATTTATCGCGGTATTTTTGACCCTATAAAATGGATATATCTTATTGATCGCTTCTGAACTATGAACAGATTACTCCGCTCGAAGATTATCAAGGGACAGGCTGTCTGTACGCTGCACAATAAGTCGCATTTGCTGAATTTGGATCACACAAACATTGTGCGTCTCATAATAACAGAGTCCGCTGTTGCCTTTAGTATTATCGTTATGGAGTGTCCGTAGGATACTGGACACGCTAGCGTTGGCGTTCATCCACAGAGTGCTGTATGTGATTCGGTTGGACATTGTGGCTGCTCTGCGCTACTGTGTGCTCAACGTGCTCCGCGTGGACTTCAAGCCTGCCAAAATTTTGGTAACTGCCAGCGCAACTACATTTCCAAGCTGTGCTACATAGGGTCATACATTAAAATTGGCGAGTTTTGAGCccgccagagccagagcaatgCCAGGGGCACCCTGTCTCTGCAAGCCCTGCGCTCGGATCCACTTTCAGGCGCCTCGGCCACTCCCTGGTTTGGCATGTGTCAAATGCAGTGCAGTCGCTGCAACGACTCCATCACTTACCAAGTGGTCAAGCCCTCTCCGGCGACTACCCCAAGAGAGCACCCCTCGTCGGCTGTAACGTGAATTTGTACGTGAGTGAAAGCAGTTCTCGGGCGGATATGATCGCGTGCCGCAATCTAAATTTTAAAACATCGTGCAGCAGTAGCCGTTAGCTAAAGAGGAAGCACACGCAGAACAGATAAACGCTTTATTTTGATAGTCCGGCGCTATCGGATCTGAACCTAAGCTGCTGGGGGATCGAGCCTAATTTCCACACGAGCCCTATTCTTCTGAGGAATAACCTGGAGCTCATCTTATGCAGAAGCTCTCCCGCCGGCTTGCTTTTCGGCTTATGTCGTGATTAGGTCGGGTTCGTTTGTAATTTGTTTGTATTATTTGCACTGTTTTATAAGCTTTTACCATAGCAATCTTTCGATTGATTGATCTTTGATTGAATTTTACATTAGGGGCAAGACAGGTGTGGGTCAATAATTTATATTTTGTAACTTCTTTTTCGTTTAGAAGAAGTGAAGATATTTTGTTAGTTTTCTGCCTAAACAAAATACATAGGGCTCGTCTTCATGAACTCTGGCACTATCAAACGCTTTGCGTACTCCTCCTGGGGAGAACGAAACTTGGTGCAGCTGGAAGAAATGCAGTCAAGATAACATTATCAGAACGAAAATAtgaaacaataataataataataatatcgCACCCAGTAAGGTAGACACGTCCACGTGCCGCAGCCAAATGTGCCAAATATGCCGGAGCCGGATAAGACACTGCGCGGTTGCAACGAGGAAACATGTGACAAAGATTGTATGTCAATTTCTGCAGTACATCAATATCCAAGTTGCCCGTATTCTCGATTACGGTGTAACGCGTCAGCTTGGCCGTCCCCTGAATCGACTGATGGCTGACCATGAAGAACTGCATCTCATTGGGATGGACAATGGTGCGATCGACGACGGTTCCCGGAACAACGTTGTTGAACTTGTTGTATTGCGATGGAACTCCGTTCGGAAAGAAGCGCGTATGATGCCGCTTAACTACAATGACGCAGCAAATCTTGGGCTTAGTGTGCAGCTGAAAGGAGGCGAAGGTCGATTAGTGATATACAATTACAAGGTTTCTGGATGCAAGAGTTCAACTTACCTTGCTGCAGGCGGCAGAAATTCCCCTCAACTCTTTATTCTTGATGTTGGGAAACTGGCCATCGCTTACGCCATCACGATAATAGATAATGTGCTCGGGGTAGGATTGTTGGAACTTATGAGAGACACGCAAGTGCTCAAGGGTTATCGACTCCATGTCCTCGATCTCCTCCAGGGCAGAGCGTTGCAAGCGATATTGCATGTTATATGAAGCCCCGAATGGATCGTGGGAGGCGGCCACACCCACCACACTGGGGATCTCTCGCTGATCGGGCGACGGATGAGTCACATCGGCACCCAAAAACATGGTGTTCTTTAGCAGACAGTGCAGGTCATCCCTTAGCTTGTGATTGGTGCCGTTAAGTTTGGAATTGACCTTAAGTAGAATGCTACCAATAACCTGCGCGTTACATTTGCGCTCGACTGTGATCTGCTTGATGCATTGTGTAAGAATGCCGTGCTGCAGCTCAGCCTTTTGCTTCACGACATCATAAAGGTGCCCGAAATTTGGTATAATAACGAACACCACATCAAATTGATTCTTTTTGAAATAGCGGAAATGAGCATCTAGTTCACGTTCATCCTTGTAGTACAGTTTCTCGGCCTTGGCATCTAGGCACAGATTGACTTTGCGACTCTTCTGAAGAACCTGCCACGAAAATTAGGCAGGATcctgcaatgcaatgcaaaGAACTTACCATCTTCTGAAGCTCGTCCACATACAGGTAGTTAATCTTGCCGTAGAGTATGGCCCATTTATGTGACTTTGGCTTGGGTTCAAGGAATTGCATGCCATCCATGCGCCACGAACCGTTCCTCACCGAGGCCAAATTGTTTTTGTACTCAATCTGAGGCGCATTGAGCGTGCGTGTATTCACGACGATGAAGTCACTGCCCAGACGTATGCCAAAGTGGCTGATGGTCGGGTCTAAATTGTGCCTGAAATATTCCATCAAGCGGATGATCTTGGCCTTCCTCTCGTTGGTGGAAGTGGCAGCATACTTAATCATGGCCGCCACCTGATTAGCTCCATCCTTGCGCTGCGATACGATGAAAAGAAATCAAATCAGGAAATGATTTGCAGTGAAAGAAACTAGTTGAACTCACATTCAGTGTCTGCCCATCCTCAATGCGACATAATTCGATAGGCAAGTAAATGTGCTTCAACGGCGGCCCAACATGCAAGCAGAGAAGGTTCGGAAACTTTAAATTATACTGCCGAGACTTGTAGTACTCTGCAACGGTCATTTCTTTTCCATCCAGCTCAAATGTCTGAGTGCTAGCCGGAACCTTACAAAGCCCGTTGACTCTGAAGACGCGCGGGGCGCTGCCAAGACAGGCAGGCGGCTCGTAAATTATATTTATGCCCGTTAGGAATGATTCAATATCAGAACGCTTCTAGTCAAGATTTGTGCTTTTGTCAattttctgttattttttgtAAGATTTTGGATGGATGGCGGCCGGGCCTGAAAGAGGTGTAATTTAACAAACAACAAACGATTTGAATTTAAAGAGAACAAAAGAATCGAATTaacattaaaattaaaatgagGCGACCTCTGCCAAGGCAGTGGCTCCAGTGGCTCCAGTGACTGCTTTGGCTGAGGCTCAGGCGTGTTTTTGTTGGCGGTtctggctgctgttgttgtggttgtgggCGTGTGATTCCGGTGTGAGGTTTATAGAGTGTTGGCTAAAATTTATCCTGAAATATGAACAGATTGTTGGTCGCGGCCACTGCGATGATATTCTCTTCGGGATGCCAGGCGGTGTGCAGAATTTTCTTGTTAAAGTCGAGACAGTCCACGCTGATCTCGTCTTTCTTCCGTTTGCCACCAGTGCAAACTTTTCGCGGCTTGAGCACCGTCTTCGGCTTGATGATGTCCCTGGAGGCCTCCAGCGTGACATCCTTTTTCGAGTTGCGATCAAAGACACGGAAAAAGTTATTATAGCTGCCAGTCATGATCGAGCTATCCTTGCCGTTCCAACAGCACTCGAATTTGTCGAAAATGCAATCGTTCTCATACAGCGAGCACAGTTTAGCGCGCAGGTATTCGTGGACCGGATAGGTCTCAATGGGCTTGGTTTCCATATGCAAGTCCCACACCTTGATGCTCAGATAGTCCCGGGAGATCATATAGCGACCAGAATTGCTCAGCTTCACATCACTGATGGAGCTGATTATCTCGCTGAAGAAGCTGCGATTCGTTGGATTCTCGGGCTCCTCGAACTGTTTGCTGTGCCGGTCGCATAACGCCGCCGAACGCATATCACATAAACGTATTTTGCCCTTGGAGCTCGAATAGACGAACACATTGCACTCGGTCGGATGGAATTCGGCTGCCGTGATCACCTCGGTGAGCTCCTCCATGTTGGTTGGCTTGATGTCGAC contains:
- the LOC117186804 gene encoding protein argonaute-2-like, producing the protein MTVAEYYKSRQYNLKFPNLLCLHVGPPLKHIYLPIELCRIEDGQTLNRKDGANQVAAMIKYAATSTNERKAKIIRLMEYFRHNLDPTISHFGIRLGSDFIVVNTRTLNAPQIEYKNNLASVRNGSWRMDGMQFLEPKPKSHKWAILYGKINYLYVDELQKMVLQKSRKVNLCLDAKAEKLYYKDERELDAHFRYFKKNQFDVVFVIIPNFGHLYDVVKQKAELQHGILTQCIKQITVERKCNAQVIGSILLKVNSKLNGTNHKLRDDLHCLLKNTMFLGADVTHPSPDQREIPSVVGVAASHDPFGASYNMQYRLQRSALEEIEDMESITLEHLRVSHKFQQSYPEHIIYYRDGVSDGQFPNIKNKELRGISAACSKLHTKPKICCVIVVKRHHTRFFPNGVPSQYNKFNNVVPGTVVDRTIVHPNEMQFFMVSHQSIQGTAKLTRYTVIENTGNLDIDVLQKLTYNLCHMFPRCNRAVSYPAPAYLAHLAAARGRVYLTGCTKFRSPQEEYAKRLIVPEFMKTSPMYFV
- the LOC117186815 gene encoding uncharacterized protein LOC117186815, whose translation is MEQEIMSALFENETQNDVNDEISSAWQPRPGCNPVDEKAVHDLLVWEEAWKKQVMERKEKIDEELSRSILPEPWPPIGQPNGRKRKHPMDNPKEPAIAVGNLLSWEEKWNQQYNTTSRNLYRDQ